One part of the Tunicatimonas pelagia genome encodes these proteins:
- a CDS encoding ABC transporter permease produces MLKNYLITAYRNSLKNKLYAGINVLGLAIGITCCLFIALYVQYEQSYDQFHEKKDRIYKVYRTTNQGSYQEIGPTSPPYAEALLNDFPEEIAATVRVMPRSGLITAGEKAFTGDDISFVGRDFLQVFTFPLLQGDPATALSEPGSVVLTKAMAQKYFGNKDPIGKELEYENEYPLLVTGVLAPVPENSHIEFDFLASVHLFEQEEWFTGWWNNNMMTYLLASEGVSEAALEEQFPAFMEKYMGEDFERLGLRLGLTLSPLTEIYFANNVQFDMWTKHGNRTMTYIFLVVAVFILLIACINFMNLATARAARRATEVGVRKSLGANRSDLIYQFFGESFLTTFVAVLFTIVLMTTTLPIFNQFAEINLTLSLTDGIAFPILLLGIALVVGLLAGSYPAMFLSAFVPAKALKGGNRVGAKGQYLRKGLVVFQFVISIVLMVAVLVVVQQMNYVQDKQLGFNKERVMLLEVDNEEIYEQRETFKDQLRQHARIAQVSAASGEPGGFHDMYTFDVQGKEEQVIMNTLFTDENYLETMGLTLLAGRNFSEDRQTDAQEAIIINETAARTLEWTPEEALGKEITNPFSDTIPRRVVGVVEDYHFASLHNEIDPLAIMIGDDNRIIAIKMTSGSVKPVVGLVEEAWAGIVSQHPFAFTFLDESYDQLYQNEQKQGQIFTVFAGIAIFIACLGLFGLVTFVAEQRTKEVGVRKVLGASVLQLIHLLTKDFAVLVIIALVIASPIAYYAMHQWLADFAYRVTLRPTVFVVAGAAALLIALLTVSYQSARAALANPADSLRNE; encoded by the coding sequence ATGCTTAAAAACTACCTTATTACTGCTTATCGGAACTCGCTGAAAAATAAATTATACGCGGGCATCAATGTACTAGGACTTGCTATCGGGATTACCTGCTGCTTGTTTATCGCACTGTACGTTCAGTACGAACAAAGCTACGATCAGTTCCATGAGAAAAAAGATCGTATTTACAAAGTATACCGCACTACTAACCAGGGTAGCTACCAAGAGATCGGGCCTACCTCGCCACCCTACGCGGAAGCCCTGCTTAATGACTTTCCTGAAGAAATAGCGGCTACGGTGCGGGTAATGCCCCGCTCCGGTCTGATCACTGCGGGAGAAAAAGCATTTACGGGCGACGATATTAGCTTCGTAGGCCGAGACTTTCTTCAGGTATTTACGTTTCCTCTTCTTCAGGGTGATCCCGCAACAGCACTGAGCGAACCGGGTAGTGTAGTGCTTACTAAGGCGATGGCGCAAAAATATTTCGGCAATAAAGATCCTATCGGTAAAGAACTGGAGTACGAAAATGAGTATCCCTTACTGGTAACCGGAGTGCTCGCGCCCGTACCCGAAAACTCTCATATTGAATTTGACTTTCTGGCATCGGTGCATCTCTTTGAGCAAGAAGAGTGGTTCACAGGATGGTGGAATAACAACATGATGACCTACTTGCTCGCGAGCGAAGGAGTAAGCGAAGCTGCTTTGGAAGAGCAGTTTCCGGCCTTTATGGAGAAGTATATGGGGGAAGACTTTGAGCGATTGGGTTTGCGGCTCGGGCTTACCTTATCGCCCCTCACTGAAATCTACTTCGCCAACAACGTACAGTTTGATATGTGGACGAAGCACGGAAACCGAACTATGACGTATATCTTTCTGGTGGTAGCCGTATTTATTCTACTGATTGCCTGCATCAACTTTATGAACTTGGCCACGGCTCGCGCTGCCCGAAGGGCTACCGAAGTGGGAGTGCGAAAATCATTGGGAGCCAATCGTTCTGATCTAATCTATCAGTTTTTTGGTGAGTCGTTCCTGACAACTTTTGTAGCCGTGCTGTTTACCATTGTGCTGATGACTACTACGTTGCCCATTTTCAATCAGTTTGCTGAAATTAACTTGACACTCTCTCTGACCGATGGCATTGCCTTTCCGATACTTTTACTCGGTATTGCACTAGTAGTTGGGCTGTTGGCTGGAAGCTATCCGGCAATGTTCTTATCCGCTTTTGTACCCGCTAAAGCTCTCAAGGGTGGTAATCGGGTAGGGGCGAAGGGGCAGTATCTCCGCAAGGGCCTGGTGGTATTTCAGTTTGTAATCTCTATTGTATTGATGGTGGCCGTACTGGTAGTGGTTCAGCAGATGAATTATGTTCAGGATAAACAACTAGGATTTAATAAAGAGCGAGTGATGCTCTTGGAAGTAGACAACGAAGAAATCTACGAGCAACGAGAGACGTTTAAAGACCAGCTTCGCCAACATGCCCGCATCGCTCAAGTGTCTGCTGCCTCGGGCGAGCCGGGTGGCTTTCACGATATGTATACCTTCGATGTGCAAGGGAAGGAGGAACAGGTGATTATGAATACGCTCTTCACCGATGAGAACTATCTGGAAACGATGGGGCTGACTCTACTTGCCGGACGAAACTTCTCCGAAGACCGACAAACCGATGCTCAGGAAGCCATCATCATTAACGAAACCGCTGCGCGTACACTAGAATGGACTCCTGAAGAAGCCTTAGGAAAAGAAATTACTAATCCTTTTTCTGACACAATTCCCCGCCGAGTGGTGGGCGTAGTAGAAGATTATCACTTTGCTTCATTGCACAATGAGATTGATCCGTTGGCAATTATGATAGGAGATGATAACCGAATAATTGCTATTAAAATGACTTCCGGTTCGGTGAAGCCGGTAGTTGGCTTAGTAGAAGAAGCCTGGGCAGGCATTGTCAGCCAGCATCCGTTTGCTTTTACTTTCTTAGACGAGAGCTACGACCAATTATACCAGAACGAGCAAAAACAAGGTCAGATATTTACGGTGTTCGCCGGAATCGCCATATTTATTGCCTGCCTCGGATTATTTGGCCTGGTAACGTTTGTTGCCGAACAGCGCACTAAAGAAGTGGGCGTTCGTAAGGTGTTAGGCGCGTCGGTTCTGCAACTTATTCACTTACTTACCAAAGACTTTGCAGTACTGGTAATTATTGCCTTGGTAATTGCCTCGCCCATTGCGTATTACGCTATGCATCAGTGGCTGGCCGATTTCGCCTACCGAGTTACCCTTCGCCCCACAGTATTTGTAGTGGCCGGGGCTGCTGCTTTGCTTATTGCACTGCTAACTGTAAGTTACCAATCGGCCCGCGCCGCTCTAGCCAATCCTGCTGACTCACTCCGAAACGAATGA
- a CDS encoding chemotaxis protein CheB, which produces MNSELNKLAIKLKYPDSPPVFMIGTSGKGGVEALRFLTENIPAGFPASFFFLLHRLKRSPITKHRLLELLKPVSNLAIKIPITGEVVAISTIYLPTYGHHLMIKDNHIIHAEEPSEEHWRPSIDMLFKSGAKEYKKRAVSVLLTGGLEDGVKGLVETTYQEGVTIAQSPEDAYNPILPLNALLGDHPQYVLPLRDMPALFCDLAGYGCQPNQKSIVQKAAIAAAMKKEEIK; this is translated from the coding sequence ATGAATAGTGAACTTAATAAACTTGCAATAAAGCTAAAATACCCTGATTCGCCACCGGTGTTTATGATCGGAACCTCGGGTAAGGGAGGGGTAGAGGCATTACGCTTTTTAACTGAAAATATTCCGGCAGGTTTTCCGGCTTCTTTCTTCTTTTTGTTACATCGCTTGAAGCGCAGCCCAATTACTAAACATCGTCTTCTTGAGTTACTGAAACCTGTTAGTAATTTGGCGATAAAGATTCCAATAACGGGGGAGGTAGTAGCAATTAGTACTATTTATCTTCCTACTTATGGGCACCATCTTATGATAAAGGACAACCACATTATACATGCTGAAGAACCCTCAGAAGAGCACTGGCGACCCAGTATAGATATGCTGTTTAAAAGTGGGGCTAAGGAATACAAAAAGCGAGCAGTATCAGTACTGCTCACTGGTGGCTTGGAAGATGGAGTGAAGGGCTTGGTAGAAACAACATATCAAGAAGGAGTTACCATAGCTCAGTCGCCAGAAGACGCGTATAATCCGATTCTACCTCTAAATGCCTTACTCGGAGATCATCCACAGTACGTACTGCCTTTGCGCGACATGCCGGCTTTATTTTGCGATTTAGCCGGATATGGCTGCCAGCCTAACCAGAAAAGCATAGTTCAAAAAGCAGCCATTGCAGCAGCCATGAAGAAAGAAGAGATTAAATGA
- a CDS encoding YihY/virulence factor BrkB family protein, whose amino-acid sequence MTFPIFFNYMKETYQEWSDDDAFQKSASLAYYSIFSIPALMIIVINIASLIWTQDYVQQQLTDQVAGMMGTEAANQVETMISKSRENSNSTLAIIIGIATLIFGATGVFYQLQKALNDAWEVEPNPDSGIKQMAKSRINALGIVVAIGFLLMVSLLVTTALSALSGWIQQQLPGFPQFIFYLLQIMVSIGVITVLFAAMFKVLPDAKVEWRSVWAGALLTAILFTIGKFLIGFYIGKTDPASTFGAAGSIVLIMLWVYYTGLILLFGAEFTQVYARNEGHQLEPDEHAQRTAEYRLQEREKQEA is encoded by the coding sequence ATGACTTTTCCCATTTTTTTTAACTACATGAAGGAAACATATCAGGAATGGTCTGACGATGATGCTTTTCAGAAAAGTGCTTCGTTGGCCTACTATTCTATCTTTTCTATTCCGGCCCTAATGATTATTGTTATCAACATTGCATCACTCATCTGGACTCAAGATTATGTGCAACAGCAGCTTACCGATCAAGTTGCGGGTATGATGGGTACCGAGGCTGCCAATCAGGTAGAAACGATGATCTCTAAATCTCGAGAGAACTCTAACTCTACCTTAGCCATCATAATAGGGATAGCTACGCTGATTTTTGGTGCCACCGGAGTTTTTTACCAACTACAAAAAGCCCTGAACGATGCTTGGGAGGTAGAGCCTAACCCCGACTCGGGTATTAAACAGATGGCTAAAAGCCGGATCAACGCACTAGGAATAGTGGTAGCCATTGGTTTTCTGTTAATGGTATCGCTGCTAGTTACTACGGCTCTTTCAGCATTGAGTGGCTGGATTCAGCAACAGTTGCCCGGCTTCCCCCAGTTTATCTTCTACCTATTACAAATTATGGTATCTATCGGAGTAATTACGGTGCTGTTTGCCGCTATGTTTAAGGTATTGCCCGATGCTAAAGTAGAGTGGCGTTCGGTTTGGGCCGGAGCATTGCTTACCGCTATTCTGTTTACCATTGGCAAATTTCTGATTGGTTTTTACATCGGTAAAACCGATCCGGCTTCCACCTTCGGAGCTGCTGGTTCTATTGTACTGATTATGTTGTGGGTATATTACACTGGTTTGATTCTGCTATTTGGAGCCGAATTTACGCAAGTGTACGCCCGTAATGAGGGTCATCAGCTTGAGCCAGACGAACACGCCCAGCGTACTGCCGAATACCGACTACAGGAGCGAGAAAAGCAAGAAGCTTAA
- a CDS encoding potassium channel family protein — protein sequence MLTTIILITIGVALVGFAIYDFAVTAYIPSGEGPVSGRINQAVFSIFFWLAGRDGRDARLQYVGLAIIFTLSFTWIAMIWTGFVCIFHAFPESVLQGQNKTPTDLFEKIYHVGYTLSTLGIGDYVPGNNFWRVATALVSFLGLVTITMSITYLVPVVSNAIQKRSLSLYIAGLGESPEQIVINSFNGENFKGIDNQLPDLASMIFTYAQNHLAYPILHHMHNANPSENIVLKLAALDEALTIFQFHVPEHLRPDKLGLQLIRRALTTYLKTVKHVNESDYPPPYAKFHIIEEYTGIQLLNTEGSARDALYESLEPRRMLTLGHLYADGWEWEDMRGEKFISSLEVRSEMIEVQS from the coding sequence ATGCTTACTACCATCATTCTTATTACTATTGGAGTTGCCCTGGTCGGCTTTGCTATTTATGATTTTGCCGTAACGGCGTACATTCCTTCCGGGGAAGGTCCGGTTTCGGGAAGAATAAATCAGGCAGTTTTTAGCATTTTCTTTTGGCTGGCTGGGCGAGATGGGCGAGACGCTCGTTTGCAGTACGTGGGGTTAGCCATTATTTTTACCTTGAGTTTCACTTGGATTGCAATGATCTGGACTGGTTTTGTTTGTATTTTTCATGCCTTTCCCGAATCAGTACTACAGGGCCAAAACAAAACCCCTACCGATCTCTTTGAGAAAATCTACCATGTAGGGTACACTTTGTCAACATTGGGTATTGGCGACTATGTGCCAGGCAATAACTTTTGGCGAGTAGCTACCGCACTGGTATCTTTCTTAGGGTTAGTCACTATCACAATGTCTATTACATACTTAGTCCCCGTTGTCTCTAACGCCATCCAGAAGCGATCGCTCAGTTTATACATTGCGGGCTTAGGCGAGTCGCCCGAGCAAATTGTTATCAATAGCTTTAATGGCGAAAATTTTAAAGGAATTGATAACCAATTGCCTGATTTGGCGTCGATGATTTTTACCTACGCTCAAAATCACTTGGCTTACCCAATTCTACACCATATGCACAATGCTAACCCATCAGAAAATATTGTGCTAAAGCTGGCTGCCTTAGACGAGGCACTAACGATATTTCAATTTCATGTTCCTGAGCACTTACGACCCGATAAATTAGGGCTTCAGCTAATACGAAGAGCACTCACCACCTATCTGAAAACGGTGAAGCACGTTAATGAATCTGATTATCCTCCGCCTTATGCTAAGTTTCATATCATTGAGGAATACACCGGCATTCAGCTTCTCAATACTGAGGGAAGTGCCCGAGATGCCCTGTATGAGTCGCTGGAACCTCGTCGGATGCTAACCTTAGGCCATCTCTACGCTGATGGATGGGAGTGGGAAGACATGCGCGGTGAAAAATTTATTTCCTCGCTAGAAGTACGTTCCGAAATGATAGAAGTACAGTCATGA
- a CDS encoding DUF421 domain-containing protein: MNEWFYDDVENIARVGLSCLMFYIVVVVGSKLAGLRSFSDFSSFDFLITLAMGALLATTITSAEVSIVEGTVALAALYLFQILVAKARQKWNFVKRWVDNPPVLIMFNGKIISDNINKVRITEDELKAKLRQEGIRSYAQVKSAVLESSGDISVIQDLEATASFDLGMLDGVVKKVEQ; this comes from the coding sequence ATGAACGAGTGGTTTTACGATGATGTCGAGAATATTGCACGAGTGGGGCTTTCCTGCTTGATGTTTTACATTGTGGTGGTAGTAGGCAGCAAGCTGGCTGGATTACGTAGCTTTTCCGACTTCTCCAGCTTCGACTTTCTAATTACCTTGGCAATGGGAGCCCTTCTAGCTACTACTATTACTAGTGCCGAAGTGTCTATTGTGGAAGGCACAGTAGCATTAGCTGCACTGTATCTTTTTCAAATTCTGGTTGCTAAGGCTCGCCAAAAGTGGAATTTTGTAAAAAGGTGGGTGGATAATCCACCCGTACTGATAATGTTTAATGGCAAGATTATTTCCGACAATATAAATAAGGTTAGAATTACCGAAGATGAACTTAAGGCGAAGTTGCGACAAGAGGGCATTCGCAGTTATGCCCAGGTGAAGTCGGCAGTGCTTGAATCTTCCGGTGATATTTCGGTTATTCAAGACTTGGAAGCAACTGCTTCGTTCGATCTTGGTATGTTAGACGGAGTAGTAAAAAAAGTGGAGCAGTGA